AACAGGAAAACCGTTGGCGTGCGTTGTGGCGAAAAACAGAGTTTCAAAGTGTAAATAGCTATAACAAAAATGATATACGCAAAACCCGTGGACGTGGCGTTTCCGGGATGGCCTGGGGGCAAGGTGAGTTGATTGCCACTCCCGCTGCTGTAGCTCGCTTAGTAGCAGGTGTGGCCAATGGAGGGGTGATTGTACCTCACCGTTTTGTTTTGAAGATCAGTGATTCCACCATTCAAACCCAACGAGGAATGTCTATCGTCAAAGAGCCTGTTTATGCCGATTACCTGACCGACTATATGGTGAAGCAAAGTGCTAATAAAGTGAATCGGTTAGGCATTAAGGTGGCAGGTAAAACAGGTACACCGGAACGCATAATAAGAGGAAGACGCATTAACGACGGCTGGTACACCTTTTTTGCACCAAAAGCCCAGGGCGGTGGCCACATTGTGGTTTGTATTCGTATAGAGGATACTAAAGGTTCCAGCAATGCTGTGGCCTTAGCTGGCAAACATATTATACCGCAGTTATTGAAGCAAGGTTATATCAAAGGGTTTGAAAGCACAAAGCCATCAACCCCAGAGTAAACTGAGCAGAATTTGGACTGCTAATTGTTAACTTAGAAGCTGTTTGAGTTAGTTGTTCAGAATTGGTTATGAGGGTATTTGGGAGCGAAACGAGGAGGATTTTGTAGCCATAGTCCAAACGCCTAAGGCGAAAAATCCGACGAAGTTGCAGCCCAAAAGACACCATGAGCCATATCAAATAATTAATTCAAACAGCTTCTTATACTGTGCAAGGCGAAAGCCGCGCACGCAATACAACTACCATGGTAGATTTTTTTAAACAATCAACAGATAAACCACAGGATGTAAAAGCCATTCGCGATGCGCTGTTACAGTTTATAAAAGACCGGTTGCGAAAAGCAGAAGGAGGGGAAGGTGCTAATATAAAAGGCCTGCATTTGTTTGTAGCCTGTATAGAGGAAGACCGGCATTTATATGAGTCAGCGCTTTACCTGGAAGACCCCGACCGGTTTAAGGAAGAAGAAGTGCAGCGTATTGCTGACGATTTTGCTATTGAATTGCCCTCAAACTGGGCAATGGAAATTTCTTTCGTAGATAGTCTGCCTGCGGAAGCAGTCAAGATTCCCAATACCGATGCTGGCTTATTTATTCAAACGCGTAGCCTGGTTATTCAGAAAGAAGCAACTGCCTATTTGCGTGTTTTGAATGGTGAAGCTGAAAAGGAAGTATATACCATTCACTCAAAAGATGGTAGTATCAATATTGGTCGGGAAAAGAAAACACAAGGCACCGATGGGTTCTTCCGGATCAACCATATCGCTTTTATTAGTGACAGCCAAGATCCGGCTAACAAATATGTAAGCCGTCAGCATGCGCATATTGAGTTTGATAACGACACAGGCCACTTCTTGTTGTTTGCCGATGATGGCGGGATACCGCCACGCAATAAGATAAAGGTGCGATCAAGACAGGATGCTACGCCGATCAAGATCTTTAGCACGAGTATCGGTCATTTATTGCAAGATGGCGACCAGATTATGTTAGGTGAATCAGCTATTGTTGAATTTAGTTACAAGTAATAGTGTAGAATGGGTAAAGTGTTTACGATAACAGAAGGCTTAGAGAATATGGGCGCTTTGAAAACTGGCGGCCAGGGTTCTGTATACAAAGGACGGCGTATTGGAGAGATCATTACCGCCGTGAAATTGATTCCTACGCCTATCTATAGTGAAAGCCCGGATGATAAAAACTTTCTGGACTTTCAGAATGAAGTACAGAAACTAAGGAAAGTAAATGAGTCTCCTAACCCTAACGTGGTGAAGATCTTAAGTTCAGGTATAACCGAAACTGGCGCTTTCCCTTTTATTGAAATGGAGTTTATAGAAGGCCCTGATCTGGAAGAGTTGTTGAAGGAGCCTCATGCACCGGTGTTTTCCATCAAGGATATTATTAAGGTAGCTGAGCAGCTGTCTTGTGCATTAGCACATTGTCATCGTGTGGAGGTAAAACATGGTGATATCAAAAGCAATAACGTAAAGTTTAATGTGCATACAGGTAACTATGTTTTGCTTGACTTTGGATTAGCGATCATGTCTGATGAACAGCGCCGTACTTCCTTGCGACATGCCGGTGCTATTGAGTTTATGGCGCCGGAACAGAGCGAAGGCAAAATGTTTTTTGAAACCGATGTCTACAGTTTTGGCGTTATACTTTATGAACTACTGGGTGGTCGTGTTCCCTTTCCGCTGACGGACAAAGGCGAAACGGCGCGCAATAACGTTATGCTGGCGCATATGGAAACGCCACCACCCGATGTGCTGGCCTTGCGTCAACAACACTTTCCGCAAGATTGGTCTGCAGAGAAGAAAGAACATGAAATGCAAGTGCCACAATGGTTGGTTAGCCTGATCTATCAATGCCTAGAAAAGAAACCAGAAGCCCGATTTTCAAACGGAGTGGATTTGCATGACGATATCGCTCTCAATAGTACACGTTCTGCCAAGGTTGAAGGCAATACTGTGGAAAGACCTGCGAATCAAAGCCATAACATGCATTGGCAGGAAGAAGTAACACGAAAGGAAAACCTGATAAACGAATTAAAAGAGGCGCTCAACGAAAAGGAAAATGAATTAATTGCCATCCGGAGAAATATAAATTATTCAACAACTCGCTCTGGCAATAGAGGGGTTCCAACGGCTGCCTTTATGCTATTATTGTTACTAACAATAGCGTTTGGTGGATTAGCCGCCTATTCTTTCTTTAAGCGTCAAAATGTATCGTCGCAGCAGGTTTACAATACAGATACCGCGGAGCCAACTAGCAATTCCAGAACCAATCGTTATGAGGCGGATGAGCCAATTGCCAGCAATACAGTTTCTGATAATGGAATTGGCCGGGGGGCTGAATCAAACGCACCCAAACAAGAGCAAGACACTGTGGTAAAAGAGTCAGAGACACCTACGCAGTCGCAATTTGAGTCTACACAACCAGCAGGGAGTACAGCTAGTGATCAACAGCAACAGGATACTGGAACAAATACAGCTGCAGCCCTAAGTGGCCCAAAGTTTACAGTTGCCGTTGAACGAGCCTACTTTTATAATGAGCCAGATGAAAAGACGCGTCGGGCTGCCTATATGATTCCTTCTGATAGTCTTTTCTTACAATCATCGGAAGAGCGGAATGGCTTTGTTTATATCGTCTTTACCAATGCCAATGGTCAAACATCCAAGGGTTGGCTGCGTAAGCAGGATCTGAAACTGATAGCCGAGTAAGATTTCACGTTAGAGTAGTATGTACAACTCGCAAGCAAAACGGGCAATGGGCTTTATACTATGTTCATTTAACTAGTTCCTATTATAGTTAGGTTTTGTTTTTTGGAGTTTGGTATTTGGAATTTGGTTTCTGGTATTTAGTATTTCCTTAAACCATTAATTTAGAAAGGTATTAAGAAGGCATTTTACAAATGCATAGTAAATTTAGGCCATGGCAAGGGTGTTTACCATTACTGAAGGATTGGAAAATATGGGGGCTTTGAAAACAGGCGGACAAGGTTCTGTATATAAAGCACGCCGTATTGGTGAAATTATTACTGCTGTTAAGATCATTCCTACACCTATATATGGTGATGAGCACGC
This genomic interval from Flavisolibacter tropicus contains the following:
- a CDS encoding FHA domain-containing protein, which encodes MVDFFKQSTDKPQDVKAIRDALLQFIKDRLRKAEGGEGANIKGLHLFVACIEEDRHLYESALYLEDPDRFKEEEVQRIADDFAIELPSNWAMEISFVDSLPAEAVKIPNTDAGLFIQTRSLVIQKEATAYLRVLNGEAEKEVYTIHSKDGSINIGREKKTQGTDGFFRINHIAFISDSQDPANKYVSRQHAHIEFDNDTGHFLLFADDGGIPPRNKIKVRSRQDATPIKIFSTSIGHLLQDGDQIMLGESAIVEFSYK
- a CDS encoding serine/threonine protein kinase encodes the protein MGKVFTITEGLENMGALKTGGQGSVYKGRRIGEIITAVKLIPTPIYSESPDDKNFLDFQNEVQKLRKVNESPNPNVVKILSSGITETGAFPFIEMEFIEGPDLEELLKEPHAPVFSIKDIIKVAEQLSCALAHCHRVEVKHGDIKSNNVKFNVHTGNYVLLDFGLAIMSDEQRRTSLRHAGAIEFMAPEQSEGKMFFETDVYSFGVILYELLGGRVPFPLTDKGETARNNVMLAHMETPPPDVLALRQQHFPQDWSAEKKEHEMQVPQWLVSLIYQCLEKKPEARFSNGVDLHDDIALNSTRSAKVEGNTVERPANQSHNMHWQEEVTRKENLINELKEALNEKENELIAIRRNINYSTTRSGNRGVPTAAFMLLLLLTIAFGGLAAYSFFKRQNVSSQQVYNTDTAEPTSNSRTNRYEADEPIASNTVSDNGIGRGAESNAPKQEQDTVVKESETPTQSQFESTQPAGSTASDQQQQDTGTNTAAALSGPKFTVAVERAYFYNEPDEKTRRAAYMIPSDSLFLQSSEERNGFVYIVFTNANGQTSKGWLRKQDLKLIAE